A single genomic interval of Rubripirellula reticaptiva harbors:
- a CDS encoding DUF6079 family protein produces MKYKDLIDFEPIESIIQLREADSPDKAKSLVETFVISNRMAEQLSDVVFPNLQFDKPADNKGILIVGNYGTGKSHLMSFLSALAEHEDLSGACRNKAVAKAAKPIAGRFKVIRSEIGATQMGLRDIICGELEDHLKDMGVTFSFPPAAKVRNNKDGLTEMMGKFHEKYPDHGLLMFVDELLDYLRSRNDQEVILDLNFLREVGEVCANLKFRFLAGLQEALFDNPRFQFVAESIRRVKDRFDQLRIVRQDVAFVVAERLLTKNDKQRAWIREHLEKFTPLYDSMAERLDEFVMLYPIHPAYLEKFELISIAEKREILKTLSAEMRRLLETDIPENETGLVSYDSYWSHLRDNASIRSLPDVRDVIDKSGVLENRIKQAFTRKAYTPMALRVSHGLSVHRLTTDDIHAKIGPTASEIRDDLCLYHESLPEKNSEFLKTTVQSCLNEIVKTMSGQFITHNKENDQYYLDLEKNIDYDTEIEKRSESLSKSELDRYYFDALKRVMECVDRPEYVPGYRIWEHEVDWQSHKMFRRGYLFFGAPNERSTAQPPRDFYLYFMQPFERPKKNWEDNLADEVFFILKHPDEAFDRALRLYAGAQAMAATAGAATKKNYLDKADSHLKALTTWLRNNMLTAFDVIHQGVSKKMLEFLKGQKTGNMTVRELVNLVGTVALEPTFEERYPEYPKFSVRLTSDNIEDAVVSGIRALSGGLQNNLATAILDGLELIDGDKVRPHDSRYGKSVIKKLDAKPSGQVLNRNELLEEKYANVELESQYKLEPELFVLVLLSLVHSGDITLRLVGKEAVDASSLSDAGKKPVDDFCKFRHVERPKDIPLASLVALFELVGLPEGIIRDPNTREDAIRQLHEKTSGIVKRVVVAKQHAQSGLPCWGHELIPLEKRNEYRQQLDNFQAFLEKLQAFNTPGKLKNFSASVDDVKAYAVSLDLLGELEATNLLVGELMPLTSYLTMAGSALPSGDPWIAKSEKLCNDWQPQLRDAVKRSDPSFRQKLVQAIEKCKKEYQEHYLDLHKKSRLGVNEEEKKRKLEKDARLDRLGKLAGISVLSHSSLTDLQGRLGKLKPCYSLIKDDLNTNSVCPHCAFRPSDEKSSATGAVVLDGIDEEIDKLLDSWAETILSDLGDPTVSESIELLDDAQKKAVKKLIKDGGLPKTISTELVQGIHSALEGLTPIKVKPGDLIGKLSDGSASCTVDQFRKRFDEFVTEMTRGKEVEKVRIVIEEEK; encoded by the coding sequence ATGAAATACAAAGACCTGATCGACTTCGAGCCCATCGAATCCATCATCCAGTTGCGTGAAGCCGACTCGCCCGACAAGGCGAAGAGTCTGGTTGAAACGTTCGTGATCTCAAATCGCATGGCCGAGCAATTGTCGGACGTTGTGTTCCCCAACCTTCAATTCGACAAGCCTGCTGACAACAAAGGCATCTTGATCGTCGGCAATTATGGAACGGGTAAATCCCACTTGATGTCGTTCCTCTCAGCACTGGCTGAGCATGAAGACCTCTCTGGTGCCTGCCGCAACAAAGCCGTTGCGAAAGCCGCTAAGCCAATCGCTGGCCGGTTCAAGGTAATTCGTAGCGAGATTGGCGCAACCCAGATGGGATTGCGTGACATCATCTGTGGCGAACTGGAAGACCATCTGAAAGACATGGGAGTGACATTCTCGTTTCCTCCAGCCGCCAAGGTCCGTAACAACAAAGACGGACTGACGGAGATGATGGGTAAGTTTCACGAGAAGTATCCCGACCACGGGTTGCTGATGTTTGTGGACGAACTCTTGGACTATCTGCGAAGCCGCAACGATCAGGAAGTCATCCTTGACTTGAATTTCCTGCGAGAAGTCGGAGAAGTTTGTGCCAATCTGAAGTTCCGATTCTTGGCTGGTCTTCAGGAAGCCCTATTCGACAATCCTCGATTCCAATTCGTGGCTGAGAGTATTCGGCGAGTCAAAGACAGATTCGATCAACTCCGAATTGTTCGACAGGACGTAGCCTTTGTCGTGGCCGAACGTCTGCTGACCAAAAACGATAAACAGAGAGCGTGGATTCGTGAGCATCTCGAAAAGTTCACACCACTCTACGACTCCATGGCCGAACGATTGGATGAGTTTGTCATGCTCTATCCGATTCACCCGGCCTACCTTGAGAAGTTTGAGTTGATCTCGATTGCTGAGAAGCGAGAGATTCTCAAAACACTCAGTGCCGAAATGCGGCGACTACTGGAGACAGACATCCCGGAGAATGAAACCGGCCTCGTAAGTTACGACTCCTACTGGAGTCACCTGCGGGACAATGCTTCGATTCGTTCACTTCCAGACGTTCGAGACGTGATCGACAAAAGCGGTGTCTTGGAGAATCGCATCAAACAGGCATTCACTCGCAAGGCTTACACGCCAATGGCATTGCGAGTTAGCCACGGTCTTTCAGTGCATCGCCTAACCACCGACGACATTCACGCCAAAATCGGACCCACCGCCAGCGAAATCCGTGATGACCTATGTCTCTATCACGAATCATTACCGGAAAAAAACAGCGAGTTCCTGAAGACGACCGTCCAATCGTGTCTGAATGAAATCGTCAAAACGATGAGCGGCCAGTTCATCACTCACAACAAAGAGAACGATCAGTATTACCTCGATCTCGAAAAGAACATTGACTACGACACCGAGATCGAAAAGCGTTCGGAAAGCCTCTCTAAAAGTGAACTTGACCGCTATTACTTCGATGCACTCAAGCGAGTCATGGAATGCGTGGACCGTCCCGAGTATGTCCCCGGCTATCGCATCTGGGAGCACGAAGTCGATTGGCAATCCCACAAGATGTTCCGTCGAGGGTATCTGTTCTTCGGCGCTCCCAACGAACGCTCGACGGCCCAACCGCCTCGTGACTTCTATCTGTATTTCATGCAGCCGTTTGAACGGCCAAAGAAAAACTGGGAAGACAACCTTGCCGATGAAGTCTTCTTCATCTTGAAGCATCCTGACGAAGCATTTGACCGAGCCTTGCGTTTGTACGCAGGTGCTCAGGCAATGGCGGCAACGGCTGGTGCTGCAACGAAGAAGAACTACCTCGACAAAGCAGACTCACACCTGAAGGCACTGACGACATGGCTGCGGAACAATATGTTGACGGCCTTCGATGTCATTCATCAGGGTGTGTCGAAGAAGATGCTGGAATTCCTGAAAGGTCAGAAGACCGGCAACATGACCGTTCGTGAATTGGTCAACCTTGTCGGGACAGTCGCACTTGAGCCAACGTTTGAAGAACGCTACCCCGAGTACCCGAAGTTTTCCGTTCGGCTGACCAGCGACAATATCGAAGATGCGGTTGTGAGCGGCATTCGTGCGTTGTCCGGTGGTCTGCAAAACAATCTAGCGACGGCAATCCTTGACGGACTTGAGCTTATCGACGGTGACAAGGTTCGTCCCCACGATTCACGGTATGGCAAATCGGTCATCAAGAAACTCGACGCCAAACCATCGGGGCAAGTGCTCAATCGCAACGAGCTTCTCGAAGAAAAGTACGCCAACGTCGAATTGGAAAGCCAATACAAGCTGGAGCCCGAACTCTTCGTTCTGGTTTTGTTGTCTCTCGTTCATAGCGGCGACATCACATTGCGGCTCGTTGGGAAAGAAGCCGTTGATGCCTCGTCGCTTTCCGATGCAGGCAAAAAGCCAGTCGATGACTTTTGCAAGTTTCGTCATGTAGAACGCCCCAAAGACATCCCACTTGCATCACTTGTCGCACTGTTCGAGTTGGTCGGTCTTCCCGAAGGCATCATTCGAGATCCCAACACTCGTGAAGATGCCATTCGCCAACTCCATGAAAAGACATCAGGGATCGTCAAGCGAGTTGTTGTTGCCAAGCAGCACGCACAATCCGGCCTGCCTTGCTGGGGCCATGAATTGATTCCGCTGGAAAAGCGAAATGAATATCGCCAGCAACTGGATAACTTCCAAGCTTTTCTGGAAAAGTTGCAGGCGTTCAACACTCCGGGGAAGCTCAAGAACTTCTCGGCCTCGGTGGATGATGTGAAAGCGTATGCAGTCAGCCTTGATCTGCTTGGCGAATTGGAAGCGACAAACTTGCTAGTCGGCGAACTGATGCCGCTGACCTCGTACTTGACGATGGCAGGTTCTGCCTTGCCATCAGGTGATCCGTGGATCGCAAAGTCAGAGAAGCTGTGCAACGACTGGCAACCGCAGCTTCGTGACGCAGTGAAACGAAGCGATCCAAGTTTCCGGCAGAAATTGGTTCAGGCCATTGAAAAGTGCAAGAAGGAATATCAGGAGCACTATCTTGATCTGCACAAGAAGAGCCGACTCGGCGTCAACGAAGAAGAGAAGAAGCGAAAGCTTGAAAAGGATGCTCGTCTTGACCGGCTTGGCAAACTCGCTGGCATCTCCGTTCTGTCGCACAGCAGCCTGACCGATCTGCAAGGACGACTCGGGAAACTGAAACCGTGTTACTCGCTGATCAAGGACGATCTGAACACAAACTCTGTGTGTCCGCATTGTGCTTTTCGCCCAAGTGACGAGAAAAGCTCAGCAACCGGCGCTGTAGTGCTGGACGGGATTGATGAAGAGATCGACAAGCTGCTCGATAGCTGGGCCGAAACGATCCTCTCCGATCTTGGCGATCCAACCGTCAGCGAAAGCATCGAACTACTTGATGACGCTCAGAAGAAAGCGGTCAAGAAGCTGATCAAGGATGGCGGTCTTCCCAAGACAATCAGCACGGAACTCGTCCAAGGAATCCACAGTGCGCTTGAGGGACTGACCCCCATCAAAGTGAAGCCGGGCGATTTGATTGGCAAGCTAAGTGATGGCAGTGCGTCCTGTACCGTCGATCAGTTTCGTAAGCGGTTCGATGAGTTCGTGACAGAAATGACTCGTGGCAAGGAAGTTGAAAAAGTCCGCATCGTCATCGAGGAAGAAAAATAG
- a CDS encoding DNA methyltransferase produces the protein MKLQDPEFRKIEGFPIAEDEDILALSDPPYYTACPNPFLKRVAEVRGHETATESGSPFASDVTEGKGDPIYDAHPYHTKVPPKALMRMLLHFTKPGDLVLDAFAGSGMLGVAASLCENPTPHLGDFEGTAGARSTILSDISPLATFISHVNNRPSISAAHFSSLAASIRDKVASSHASLYQTRHHGSSGNVSGEILYTIWTEYYRCSHCNAEFSAWDELVDRDNQQILKHLSCPECDGDLAKDQLERVTETYFDTLLNATAIRNKSTPVLIHYTVGKKRFEKTPDEADLEVIRSIEDMRYPASAPPVKINFEDPPWGDFYRPGYHAGMTHAHHFYTKRNLLTLCALRDASLDCQFPRQMLYVLTAFVDNHASKRNRYLIDKHHPKGTTCGPLPNSLYIPELQCEVNPFRTWDKTVKKQKKAFAVTRPPTAFVSTEASRLSGLSDGSIDYVFVDPPFGKNILYAESSFCFEYFLKVFTNRKCEAIVSKHQGKTIDGYQDHIQDVFSQCFRVLKPGKWMTIEFSNRSNAVWNSISEAVQACGFVIADVRVFDKKQGTIRQDLGQSIKKDLIISAYKPGVHVEETLDAQPGSEVSVWEFVSGHLKQLPVFLQTNGKAEVVVERQKHVLFDRMVAFHVQRSRAIPVSAPEFHLGLEQRFPQRDSMFFLPEQVLEYDKKRLTVSELTQLELFVSDESSAIQWLKQELKLKPQSFQEIHPHFIQQLNTWDKNEKSVELAEILEENFLCYDGADDVPSQIHGYLSSNFKELRNLEKSDERLKKKATDRWYLPDPRKEGDLEKVRVRALMKEFRSYEESRGKLKQVRSEALRAGFKERWQSGEYAEIVALAKRVKEAIIQEDPALLMYYDNAMMLTDGA, from the coding sequence ATGAAGCTACAAGACCCTGAGTTCAGGAAAATCGAAGGATTCCCGATTGCAGAGGACGAAGATATCCTCGCACTCTCGGACCCGCCTTACTACACCGCCTGTCCCAACCCATTCCTGAAACGTGTTGCAGAGGTGCGTGGACATGAAACGGCCACAGAAAGCGGATCACCGTTTGCTTCAGATGTAACTGAGGGGAAGGGCGATCCGATCTACGATGCGCACCCGTACCATACAAAGGTTCCACCCAAAGCGCTAATGCGAATGCTCCTGCACTTTACTAAGCCGGGCGACTTAGTATTGGATGCGTTTGCTGGCTCAGGGATGTTGGGCGTTGCTGCTTCGCTTTGTGAAAACCCAACGCCACACTTAGGCGATTTTGAGGGAACCGCTGGTGCCCGCTCAACGATTCTATCTGACATTTCGCCATTAGCGACGTTTATCAGCCATGTGAACAATCGTCCGTCAATCTCTGCGGCTCATTTCTCCAGCTTAGCCGCTAGCATTCGAGACAAAGTTGCTTCCTCGCACGCCTCGCTGTACCAAACTCGACATCATGGGTCATCTGGCAACGTGTCTGGTGAGATTCTCTACACAATCTGGACTGAATACTACAGATGTTCACACTGCAATGCGGAGTTCAGTGCTTGGGATGAACTTGTAGATCGAGACAATCAACAAATATTAAAACACTTATCGTGCCCGGAATGTGACGGCGATTTAGCCAAAGACCAACTTGAACGTGTGACCGAAACGTATTTCGACACGCTACTGAATGCAACCGCTATCCGCAATAAATCAACGCCTGTCTTGATTCATTACACAGTCGGCAAGAAACGATTTGAAAAGACGCCCGACGAAGCTGATCTTGAAGTAATCCGGTCAATTGAGGACATGCGATACCCTGCGTCTGCTCCTCCTGTGAAGATAAATTTTGAAGATCCTCCATGGGGAGACTTTTATCGTCCGGGTTACCACGCAGGAATGACGCATGCACATCACTTCTACACGAAGCGCAATCTTCTGACGCTTTGTGCCCTGCGTGATGCGTCGCTCGATTGCCAATTCCCAAGACAGATGCTGTATGTGTTGACCGCTTTCGTGGACAACCATGCATCGAAACGCAATCGCTACTTGATCGACAAGCACCACCCAAAAGGAACGACTTGTGGGCCGCTGCCAAATTCACTCTACATTCCTGAACTGCAATGTGAAGTGAACCCATTCAGAACTTGGGATAAGACTGTCAAGAAGCAAAAGAAAGCGTTTGCTGTCACACGCCCACCTACCGCATTCGTGTCAACAGAAGCATCAAGACTCAGTGGGTTATCGGACGGTTCGATTGATTACGTGTTCGTTGACCCGCCTTTCGGTAAGAACATCCTGTATGCCGAGAGCAGTTTTTGTTTCGAGTATTTCTTGAAGGTATTCACCAACCGCAAATGCGAAGCAATCGTTAGCAAGCATCAAGGAAAAACAATCGATGGCTACCAAGACCATATTCAAGATGTATTCTCACAGTGCTTTAGGGTCTTAAAGCCCGGAAAGTGGATGACAATCGAGTTTTCCAATCGCAGCAATGCGGTCTGGAATTCAATTAGCGAAGCAGTTCAAGCATGCGGATTCGTGATTGCGGACGTTCGAGTCTTTGACAAGAAGCAAGGCACTATTCGGCAAGACCTCGGCCAGAGCATCAAGAAAGACTTGATCATCTCGGCCTACAAACCGGGCGTTCATGTGGAGGAGACGCTTGATGCTCAGCCCGGTTCAGAGGTTAGTGTTTGGGAGTTTGTATCCGGGCACCTTAAACAGCTTCCCGTGTTTTTGCAGACCAACGGAAAAGCTGAAGTAGTAGTTGAACGCCAAAAGCACGTCTTGTTTGATCGCATGGTCGCCTTTCATGTTCAGCGAAGCCGAGCAATCCCAGTGTCGGCACCAGAATTCCACCTTGGGCTTGAACAGCGTTTTCCGCAGCGTGATAGCATGTTCTTCTTGCCCGAACAGGTGCTCGAATATGACAAAAAGCGGTTGACGGTTAGTGAGCTAACCCAGCTTGAGCTTTTTGTTTCTGACGAATCAAGCGCTATCCAATGGTTGAAGCAAGAGTTAAAGCTGAAGCCCCAATCATTCCAAGAGATTCACCCACACTTCATTCAGCAACTGAACACGTGGGACAAGAACGAAAAGTCTGTCGAACTTGCAGAGATACTTGAAGAGAATTTCTTGTGTTATGACGGGGCGGATGATGTCCCAAGTCAAATACATGGGTATCTCTCGTCAAACTTCAAGGAGCTACGAAACCTTGAAAAATCTGATGAGCGTCTGAAGAAGAAAGCAACGGACCGTTGGTACTTACCAGACCCAAGGAAAGAAGGGGACTTGGAAAAGGTGCGTGTCCGAGCATTGATGAAGGAGTTTCGCAGCTACGAAGAAAGCCGAGGAAAGCTAAAGCAAGTTCGGTCTGAAGCTTTACGTGCTGGTTTCAAAGAACGATGGCAAAGTGGCGAATACGCTGAGATTGTCGCTCTTGCCAAGCGTGTTAAGGAAGCCATTATCCAAGAAGACCCGGCGCTCCTGATGTACTACGACAATGCAATGATGCTCACCGATGGAGCATAA
- a CDS encoding AAA family ATPase, translating to MTTHLSARLVWHDRGWDGHVCDHPSQNAFCVVQQHIRESLSNPEKLQREVDNAGLPLAELDGWQPPCSRDPLAFSSIGCTITHNDPLDFRRLPSADEEVPPYSFCTSPYRWMREENFPQLCEDERLEIRGPDEAKEAGWVFEPERQRALLKEFWGRLEKNQSLVFFYCNEGNPLGENLSRVLVGVGRISNIAQQIYFGTKKGYEDDYPIWSRCITHDYENQGFRLPYQEYLREGHDPSNIICTIPDGTMLDFSYVGEHVSDDTAVGALERLLQCVQAVRDENKITGDWHRHITWLNDVLSEVWTNRGPFPGAGSVLQFLGVEVGTAFHRQVLMPRIKKGENAWDYLLAILEGKQKCEEAEYAKPMKQAAKRWAAYGQPKRDLLAKLVRFEMTPKQVKRIADEDERAEAGINATPEELTANPYLICEMDEGGPDRDVVSLEVIDRGMRPEGDAALFLPKGESIPQDDPRRVRGCAVTVLKNAAAEGDTLLPLGETLNRIKTQFPERRACLPDRELVVGQSEFYEEALMFRQDAEPPTMALRILAELEQEVGSRLKRRLKRKNAPPPADWSWEALLKKEFSKAGSSKLPPEVEERARAEKAKALQVLYESRFSTLTGRAGTGKTSVLNVFLKGLKELEGQQHVLLLAPTGKARVRMMDRTGRDDAMTIHQLLMHNNWINPKNFALRYQGGEQRSAPTVIIDEASMISMDLLGVLFRALDLNAVKRLILVGDPNQLPPIGPGRPFVDVVSWLKADEETVTKHYPKGFQLSAEERGRCYAHLSERARHEDHNSLALQLADVYLSDEGSPGDDEMLSRVARQDVGGDLEVHFWQDHVQLEVLLHNRMKQLLNLTDGAKCYEPFNTSIGIANGRDEEHEPQKAEHWQILSPVKKHEFGTTEMNRKIQGRFRGGLLNNSRRRKGKLAKPFGEQEIIWTDKVIQIFNNRRWSQPREENGLDYVANGEVGIVTRSFKNKGKADTIGVVFSTQPKVMYYYKRGEVDANLELAYAMTVHKSQGSDFEIVFLVLPQKASTLSKELLYTGLTRFKKKLVLLVERDTDVLERLRSPAESDTMLRNTNLLLTAVRPEDVKKWYAHHLIHRTAKNVLVQSKSEVIVADTLTRLEISYEYEKKLPSKDGNPNDYRLPDFTVSFEGDVFYWEHLGMLSVPSYKEKWDKKLQWYKDNGYVNQLITSEDRLDGSISSPEIERIARKYILMEDE from the coding sequence ATGACGACGCATTTGTCAGCACGACTGGTATGGCATGATCGAGGATGGGATGGGCACGTTTGTGATCACCCCAGCCAGAATGCGTTTTGCGTTGTTCAGCAGCATATTCGTGAGTCGCTGTCGAATCCCGAGAAGCTTCAGCGAGAAGTAGATAATGCGGGCTTACCGCTGGCTGAACTCGATGGATGGCAACCGCCGTGTTCCCGTGATCCTCTTGCTTTCTCCTCCATCGGATGCACGATCACCCACAACGATCCTCTGGACTTTCGCAGATTGCCTTCGGCAGATGAGGAAGTTCCACCCTATTCGTTTTGCACGTCACCGTATCGCTGGATGCGTGAAGAAAACTTCCCTCAGCTTTGTGAAGACGAGCGTCTGGAGATTCGTGGACCGGATGAAGCAAAAGAAGCGGGCTGGGTCTTTGAACCGGAACGACAACGTGCGTTGCTGAAAGAGTTTTGGGGGCGGCTGGAAAAGAATCAGTCGCTGGTCTTCTTCTACTGCAACGAAGGCAATCCACTCGGTGAGAACCTGAGTCGTGTCTTGGTTGGCGTGGGACGCATCTCCAACATCGCTCAGCAAATCTACTTTGGCACCAAGAAAGGCTACGAAGACGATTATCCGATCTGGTCTCGGTGCATCACCCACGATTACGAGAATCAGGGCTTCCGATTGCCGTATCAGGAATACCTGCGGGAAGGGCATGATCCGTCGAACATCATCTGCACGATCCCAGACGGCACGATGCTCGACTTCTCCTACGTGGGCGAGCATGTTAGCGATGACACAGCAGTCGGGGCATTGGAACGCTTGCTGCAATGCGTGCAGGCAGTGCGAGATGAAAACAAGATCACTGGCGACTGGCACCGGCACATCACTTGGCTAAATGATGTCCTGTCCGAAGTCTGGACCAATCGTGGTCCGTTTCCCGGTGCTGGCAGCGTGCTTCAGTTTCTGGGCGTCGAGGTTGGCACGGCCTTTCATCGTCAAGTGCTGATGCCTCGTATCAAGAAAGGCGAGAACGCTTGGGACTATCTGCTGGCGATTCTGGAAGGCAAACAGAAATGCGAAGAAGCCGAATACGCCAAACCGATGAAACAAGCCGCCAAGCGGTGGGCAGCTTACGGTCAGCCCAAACGTGATTTGTTGGCAAAGCTGGTTCGATTTGAAATGACACCTAAGCAAGTCAAACGAATTGCTGACGAAGACGAGCGAGCCGAAGCGGGAATCAATGCTACGCCGGAAGAACTAACCGCCAATCCTTACCTGATCTGCGAAATGGATGAGGGTGGTCCTGATCGTGACGTGGTATCACTGGAAGTCATCGACCGTGGGATGCGTCCCGAAGGTGATGCCGCCTTATTTCTGCCGAAAGGCGAATCCATTCCGCAGGACGATCCACGTCGAGTGCGTGGCTGTGCCGTGACGGTGCTGAAGAACGCAGCCGCCGAAGGCGACACTCTGCTGCCACTTGGTGAAACACTGAACCGGATCAAGACACAGTTTCCAGAGCGTCGGGCTTGTTTGCCGGATCGGGAACTTGTTGTCGGCCAGAGTGAGTTCTATGAAGAAGCGTTGATGTTCCGGCAGGATGCCGAGCCGCCAACGATGGCACTGCGAATTCTGGCGGAACTTGAACAGGAAGTCGGCAGTCGTCTGAAACGTCGCCTCAAGCGAAAGAACGCCCCACCGCCAGCCGATTGGTCATGGGAAGCATTGCTCAAGAAAGAGTTCTCCAAAGCAGGTTCGTCGAAATTACCACCTGAAGTCGAAGAGCGAGCGAGAGCCGAGAAGGCCAAGGCATTGCAGGTTCTGTACGAATCCCGGTTCAGCACGCTGACCGGTCGAGCGGGAACCGGCAAGACCAGTGTGTTGAACGTCTTCCTGAAGGGATTGAAAGAACTGGAAGGACAGCAGCATGTGCTGTTGCTCGCTCCGACCGGCAAAGCTCGTGTACGCATGATGGATCGAACAGGCCGAGACGACGCCATGACGATTCATCAATTGTTGATGCACAACAATTGGATCAACCCCAAGAACTTCGCTTTGCGATATCAGGGCGGCGAACAACGCTCCGCTCCTACGGTGATCATTGATGAAGCGTCGATGATCTCCATGGATTTGCTGGGGGTGCTTTTCCGAGCCTTGGATTTGAACGCCGTCAAGCGACTGATCTTGGTTGGTGATCCAAACCAGTTGCCGCCGATTGGTCCCGGTCGTCCGTTTGTCGATGTGGTGAGTTGGTTAAAGGCGGACGAAGAAACGGTCACCAAGCATTACCCCAAGGGATTCCAGCTTTCAGCCGAGGAACGTGGCCGCTGTTACGCCCACCTGAGCGAACGTGCCCGACATGAGGACCATAACAGTCTCGCTCTGCAACTGGCCGACGTTTACCTGAGTGATGAAGGTTCACCCGGCGATGACGAGATGCTCTCACGTGTGGCTCGACAAGACGTGGGCGGCGACTTGGAAGTCCACTTTTGGCAGGACCATGTGCAACTGGAAGTTCTTCTGCACAACCGCATGAAGCAGCTTCTGAACTTGACCGATGGTGCCAAATGTTACGAACCATTCAACACCAGCATTGGTATCGCCAACGGAAGAGACGAAGAACACGAACCGCAAAAGGCCGAACACTGGCAGATACTAAGTCCGGTAAAAAAGCACGAGTTCGGTACGACGGAAATGAATCGCAAGATTCAGGGCCGTTTCCGGGGCGGATTATTGAACAACTCTCGTCGGCGAAAGGGCAAGCTTGCCAAGCCGTTCGGCGAGCAGGAGATCATCTGGACTGACAAGGTGATCCAGATTTTCAACAACCGCCGCTGGTCGCAACCACGTGAAGAGAATGGACTGGATTACGTTGCCAACGGAGAAGTCGGCATCGTCACTCGCAGTTTCAAGAACAAAGGCAAAGCAGACACGATTGGCGTGGTTTTCTCGACGCAGCCAAAGGTGATGTACTACTACAAACGTGGCGAAGTCGATGCGAACTTGGAGTTGGCCTATGCAATGACGGTTCACAAGTCGCAGGGCAGCGACTTTGAGATCGTGTTTCTGGTGTTGCCGCAGAAAGCCTCAACGCTTTCCAAAGAACTGCTCTATACCGGACTGACTCGCTTCAAAAAGAAGTTGGTCCTGTTGGTCGAGCGAGACACGGACGTGCTGGAGCGCCTCCGCAGTCCTGCCGAATCCGACACGATGTTGCGAAACACCAACTTGCTGCTGACGGCAGTGCGACCGGAAGACGTAAAGAAGTGGTACGCTCATCACTTGATTCACCGCACGGCGAAGAATGTGTTGGTGCAGTCCAAGTCAGAAGTGATCGTGGCCGACACACTGACTCGTTTGGAGATCAGCTACGAGTACGAAAAGAAGCTGCCGAGCAAAGACGGCAACCCGAACGATTACCGATTGCCCGACTTCACGGTCAGCTTTGAGGGGGACGTGTTCTACTGGGAGCATCTCGGAATGCTCTCGGTGCCGTCGTACAAAGAGAAGTGGGACAAGAAGCTCCAGTGGTACAAAGACAACGGCTACGTCAATCAGTTGATCACTTCCGAAGACCGACTAGACGGAAGCATAAGTTCTCCTGAGATTGAACGTATCGCACGCAAATACATCCTGATGGAAGACGAGTAA